The Coffea arabica cultivar ET-39 chromosome 10e, Coffea Arabica ET-39 HiFi, whole genome shotgun sequence region TTGGACCACAACCATAACCTTTCAAGAGAACCCTACAGTTATGATCAACCAAAAGTTCTagatggagaaaagaaaaagaaaaagaaaaattaaggcCGGTGTGCATGCATTTATGCTTCCTACTTTTGTCTATTATCAATTAATTACACGTTCAAAATATCCAACACAATAAGCACCTTCAAGAGGGTTGCTTTGAAGAAAATTATAAATAACTAGAACATTTGGAGGTCGATCTTCAAAGAAAGAGTAGAGAACAGAATCCAATATATTAACTGGAGAAAATGGTAAATGAGACGAGAAGAACACATGGGCAGAGCAAAGCTTCAAACATAACGTACAGACCTGTCACTGTCTGTTAGTATCTTGATATTTTCTTTGCCGCTGTCCAAGAAAGAATGGTCCATGTATCTTGTTAAATGAACGTCTTCCTACAATTTGCAATCAACTACTAGTTTTGTTAAAAATTGTGGAACCTAGTCTTCATTGTAGGAACACCAGCACCACACCAGATTGATGTGCGAAGCTTGTAAACAATGAGGCAATGTATAGAAGTGGGGAAAGGAGTAATTGCTGTGAAGATGCAGATAGCAATGAAGTAGCATTCTTCATGTATTGGTCTTCTATTTTGCGGAGAAGAAGGTGTAACACTGAGGAACACCATTTCTTTCTGCTCTTGTTTGATAAACTAGGGAATCAATAATCCAGACATGATGTGAAGAATTATATTGAAATAAGCCTAATAAGCATCAGCAAATCCAAACATGGGGCAATGACATTAAAAGCATATATGACATTCATTTTGGTATTCAatcagaaaaacaaaatttatggACAAGTCCAACCACGTAAATGGTAATTGTGGAATGTTTAGCTTTGGGAAGGGACATGAATCATCACATAAGAATTTTCCGCACACGTTTCTTTGACATGGAATGAAAGAGGTGTTGCGTACAGATGTTTGCCTGATTTCAGCACAGGATGGAGATCAAGGTCATGGAACTTGGAGCAGGCCGAGATGATTGGTGGTCCATTTAACAAGATTAAAGTCTCATCTTGATTGTACACAGATAACGGGAAAGAAGGGTTGAAGAGCTTTATTCACAAATCCAAGGCTCCACAAATCGAAAGCCCGCATAAAGGGTGATGCCAATCCTTTGCCACCCGTGATGTTTTCAGAGTAAAACTCTGCCCATATCTTGATCGATGGGTACAACAAGTCAACCAGCCATGTAAGATTTAAGTCTTCGTACTAGCACTGTGTTCTTCTTCTACTTCATGGTTATTAATtgtatttctttccttttgatcACTAATGTCCAGCGAGCCTCCCTAACAGAAGTTCCCATAAGGAAACAGAGTGAAAGCGCCCTGGAGAATTAAATGATTGTCGGGTTTAAGTCCAGAAAAATTAAAGCTCCCGTCTCACCCTTCCTTCAGGGGACCAAACAATGCTAAAGATAAGACCCAGGGTGGAACTAGCAAGCAGTATCATTCAGTATATGAGAATGGTAAGTCCTGGAAGGTTGCGTAAGGCTATTTCAATCAGAAGCTAGACATcgagagaaagagaagaaagaagtttCCTTCTCTAATCTACTTGGACAAGATCGTGCGTCCTTATTCTAATCAAAACCAGGCCTACCTGGAAAATCAAGCAAAAAGGACCCCGAAACTGAGCAGACACCATGGCACTAAAAAGATCAAGTGATACCCCGGAACTGAATTAAGAAAACGTGATCAAAGTTCCCAAACCTGTCGAACTTGATGCCAGGCATCAAGAGAAAGTTAAAGCTGAAACTGCAACAAAAACATAATCAGCAGCTTAGTTCGATATCCCTATTCCCTTCTGTGGGAGCGTATGCAAATAAAACCAAATTCAATTAATTCCCTTCCTGTCTCCTTCTCCATCAGGACCACGTCCTCAAGCAAGTTGGTGCCTTGTAGCTTTTTGTGTTTGATCAATTCGACAATTATGAGGCCTACATTATACTCAAAAGACAAGCAAAATCGGTGTCTTTTTATTGATCCAAATTGGAATATAATAAGTTCCATTTTTCTGTTCTCACCATTTTTTCAGTTGTCTTGACATGAAATGTCGAAAATGCAGCATACAACCCCCTCGGGCCACCTAGAAGTACATGCCAAATGGAGATCAGCAGACCCAAGAAACTATGCAGTGGCTAACTGGCTAATTACCAAGTACAACCAGCATCTCATAGTAATTGCTAGGTTAAGAGTAAATAGCTTAGGTTCAATGATTTGATCAACGATATGTAGTTGCCAAGAACTTTCGGCCAGCCAAAaccacctcttttttttttttccttccttcttgagagTGTCGCACTTTCCATTCGAGATATcccaatttttttgtattattagccaaaagacaaaaatatgttttatccCCTTCTCTAAGCACAAGAGAAATCATGATCTCCATAATTAAGGTTGGATGACAAAAATTGCAAACGTACGTGAGCTACTCTAAACTGCAAATTTTGCCGTTAATCGCTTAGCTAATGCCGGAAAAGAGAGCCCGTTTGCCAATTAAGACATTTGCACTAGCATCATGTTATATAAAAGAGTTAATAAACAGCCCATCTTGGATAAATCCTAGTACAAAGCCTATACTAAGCCACATAAGTACTAAGAAGAATGTTGAAAGCCCATCTTAAGTCTATTATTTTggaatattattattttcagtctttttttttttttttataggtgCACTCTATAATAAAAAGTTGGAGAACAGAATAAAGCGTATTCCTTCCGGAAATGAGGACATAGTGGCAAAGAAGATCAATATTTTAACAAGTGAGCATACAATAAAATTGCACGATCAGAGGAAGTTGTGCGAAATATGATGATCACGACACTTAATTCCTCTTAAGGAAAGGGATCATTGATCAAACCCTCGCCTGCAAGAAAGAATCAAATCATGCGGTGGATCTATTTATTGGACAGAATGTAGATTATTCGCCGTCAGACGGCGGGAAATTAATTCATTGAATTTTCAGTATTTTTTGGGTCTCTCTAGAGAGACTCCAGGCCTTGAAACAAAAGCCGAGGGGTTGACAAATGGGTGGGCTTTGGACATGGCAATTGTGTTATTAATGCAGTGTTAAGTTTTTGTTTTCTGTCTTTCATCGGTCTTCCATTATGATTTCGATTAACTTTTTATACATTAATATTTACACTAACAGTTATGATGCATGTCGaatgatttgaattttaaatttgaattcatattaTGCACCAATTATCGAAATCCACAAGTAAACAACGGTGTATGAAAAACTTATCCAAATAAAATAACCATTCTGGGAAATAGCAAAGTGAATACAGTACAAATGAATATGATTTGTGGATTCTTATTTCTGGAGCGGTCCAAGTACAGAATTCAAGCACTGTGTATTTCTCCACCATTAGTTGTGCGAATCTTTCAAATATCCGGATCACCATGGCGGCATTGGGTTGTTGCACGTATTCTGAATTTGGGTCATCGTTGAATTGTTTGGCGGATCATTTGTTGCACCTATTCTGGATATGGATATGTGTGAAGTAGTCGATAAATGCAATTTTTGAATCGAAAGGAATCACTCTTTGCAAAGCTGGAATTAAACATAAGTCGACAAACCTGGATTTGGGTCATTGATCTGTCCGCCAAATCAGAGCTACACGTAAGTCGGCAAAACTGGCAGATACGAAATTTGGACAATGAAGAAGATTGGCATTGATTGATTAAACCCTATGGCGGACTATATATACTGAACATCTCAACAGAATGAATCATCCCCCTGATCATTGATATACAGAACTCAAAAGATGGAGAAGCTACAACTTAGCTTGAAACTCCTGTTTTTGGTACTTTCTCTTCTGTGCCATGATGGTAAAGCTTCTATATCATCAATTGGTGGGCTCAAAATGGAGGAATTGTTGCAAGAAGAGCCCTCTCAGAACTTCGCTTCCCCGAAATTTGGATCAGATACGTCTTTCAGCCTTTCATCAGCGTATCTTTACTCCCAAAGCGGGCGCAAAGAAAATGACAAGATTCAAAGGCTGCCTGGACAGCCTGACGGAGTAGACTTCAACCAATATTCAGGATATGTTACTGTTGATCCCAATTCAGGACGAGctttgttttactattttgtcGAATCACCAAGAAACTCTTCATCTAATCCACTTGTCCTGTGGCTCAATGGAGGTACTGTTGCTAAATGTTGCCAGTTTAACTTTGTTTCTTACGAAATTTAATTAGTTTATCAAGTGCTAGGCATTCCAAGCTCTTTGCAGGTCCCGGTTGTTCTTCTCTTGGAGCCGGAGCATTGACGGAACTTGGGCCATTTAGAGTTGAAAAAGGTGGCAAGATTCTCTACAGAAATCAATATGCATGGAATGCAGGTCATTGGATTCTAGATTATTTTCAGTCTTCCCTCCATGTATAATATGATAATACACATAACAGAGATGAAGAATCTAACCAAAGTTGGACTTTAATTCTTTCTCAGATGCCAATATCATATTCTTGGAGTCTCCAGCTGGTGTTGGATTTTCATATACAAATACAACATCAGATTATGATTTCACTGGGGACGAAAGAACTGCAGTTGATACGTATACGTTTCTAGTCAATTGGCTTGAGAGGTTCCCCGAGTACAAGACTAGGGACTTTTTTATTGCAGGAGAAAGCTATGCTGGCCATTATGTACCTCAGCTAGCTCAAGTGATACTACATGCAAACACTAATACGAACCATACTAAAATCAATCTAAAAGGAATCGCTGTAAGTGATAAAGTTAAAATTGACATGCctgttagtttttcttttttattttttcagcaGAGATGGGTGAGATTTAAGAAGTAAGAAGGACACAGGAGATTAGAATCCAAAATCACTAAATTCTGGAGTTTCAATCTTCACCGTTAGACTAATGCTTCATTGGCACATGCCTATTAGTTGAAAGGATTGAAGTTGCATACTAAAATTTAATATGGATAAATCATAATTTCAGGTTGGCAATGGGTTGATTGACTACGAATCCTACAGTAGGGGATGGTTAGACTATTATTGGACTCATGCCCTTATATCAGACGAAATGTATATTGGACATGAATCCAACTGCAATTTCTCGTCTCCTGCTCCTCCATCTGATATATGTCGCCAATATCAAGACCAAGTCACAAATGCCACTAAGGACATATACTCTTACGACATTTTTGCGCCCTTGTGCAATTCCACCTCTTCATCCACTCTGGCAAGTATTTAtcaattctttatcttttctaaATGTGCAAACGTTGTTGATCAAATCTATGGTTTCTTATTtcccttctattttttttcctgaTAATTGCCTTGAAATAATATTGACAGATCTCAGTCTTTGATCCCTGCTCGCTGGATTATGCTTTCGACTACTTAAACAACCCCGCAGTTCAGATTGCTCTTCATGTGGATGCTGCCACTTTTCCTTATCCCTGGGAACTGTGCAAGTATATCACTGTTActcttgaagaagaaatggtcaTAAATTGTGCTTTTTAAGTTTTAAAGGTTTGAGCCACCAAGAATATTCACCAATGTTCTTCTTTTTTGGGCTGTGGAAATAGTCTTACCATGAATGGTAGCTGGAAAGACCGACGTTTGCCTATACTACCAATTATCACTGAGTTGATGGAATCTGGAATTCCAGTTTGGATTTACAGGCAAGTCATTAGAGATAAACAATGGCCAATCTTTAGACTGAATTTCGTCAAATAAACtctgaaaattgaaaagaaagagTCCTGTCAACGAAACGAAAACCAAATTCTCCTACAATTCAACATCTTCAAATATTGTATAATTTAACAGGATTTAAGCATTAAATAAGACTGAAtctgaataaagaaaatgttagAAGTGAACTTAACAAAGTCAGATGATTAATTTGCAGTGGTGACACGGATGGTGCAGTGCCAGTAACGTCCTCAAGGTATGCCATCAATAAACTTGGGATATCTGTGAAAACTCCCTGGTATCCTTGGTACCTCCAGAATGAGGTAAGtgtcatatatttcttttttgatcGGCTTATTTGTTGTATAACGTATTATTTTAGAATGAGAGCCTTAAACACTTGAACATTACACGCAAACAATATCTCTGGAGTTTGTTAGTCCAATGAAGTGGCAAAAATGAACTTTTACAAGTAAAACTTGTTTCAAGAACTTACTTTGCCTAATTATTCAAGCATgtgttaaacaaaaaaaaaaaaagcaagctcTTCATTATAATGGATTGTAGTAAGATGAATTATCTAGAGCTTCCTTTATATTTTGTGTGGAATAGAAGACTTAGTGGtataaaaatttttgagaaGTTTCATCTATTAAATTATGCTTTACATTTCGCATGATACTTGCCCATCAAGAATTATGGACTTGTCTGAGATATCAATGCTGGGTTTGCAGGTTGGCGGATATGTGGTTGAGTATGAAAACTTGATGTTCGTTACCATAAGAGGATCTGGACATTTTGTTCCTAGTTACCAGCCAGCAAGAGCCCTTGCACTCTTCTCTTCATTCATAAACCAAAAACTTCTCCCATCCAAATAGACTGAAAAAAGGGGATGCTTTAGGATGACCGAAAGAAAATGCGGATAACACATATATGTTCTTGGCATATATGTCAAACTACTCGTCTGGCCTTCTTATTCATTAGCCAAAAAAATTAGTATGAGACCtgacaaattaaattttgttcgaCTGTCTTGTTAGTTGAATGCAAAATCTGTGATCCAAATTACTACTATTTCGTGTTTAAATGAAAAGAGCACATGTCTCGACACCATCTTAAGATGATAATTCTAAGTACAGTATTCATGTGttttgcattttcaaatgaaaaaattgcccaaaacaTCCCTTGCATTTTGttaaatgaatttcttggtcatttacttttaaaatattaactttatgtcccttacaaattcaaatttaagtTAGTAAAACTTGGTCCCAATTTAACTACTTTTGAATCTTAAATTACCAAGTGACTCGCATGCaatcattttttatatacatCAAGTCAAATTCCATATCTTTAGtggcaaaaatgaatataaattgGGTCATATTCCAATTTTTTAGGGAAAGAATGCACATAATTTGGGTCAGATTATACCTTTTtagaaacaaataaaatgaataTAGATCGGATCATTTGTATAACTACAAATAGGATCTAACTTTTTTATCGAAATGGTCGAAAACACAAGTTGGGACTAAATATTATCGACTTGAATTCGTAATAGATATAAAATTagcattttaaaagtgaatgacgaaaaaattcatttgatgaAATGTGAATgatgttttgaacgatttttttttttcaaatatattgCAACAACTTTAGATACAAAAAAAACGAGTATTTGTGGTGATTATGGGGCAATTGCatgaattttcaagaaataagtTGATTATAATGGTAATAGTTTTACAACAAAGGAGTTCTTTAAGCGTGAAATTGAGAAATGGGGTGGAATGGGTTGAGTGGTTCGAGAGGAGAATATGTAGGTGAGATGCATTTGATTCGAGTCCTCCCATTCACAATAAAAAAGTGTCTGGAgttgaaaatgagaaaattaaaatggaaagaaaaagaaaggaatatgCTCAATAGGAAAAGCTGTGGAAGTGATCATGTGGAATAAATACACATTTTGTGTGTTTTAATCTCCATTAGTACACATTTTATTGGACAAAATTGAGTTATCACAACTTGTAAAACTTTGTTCATATGGTTTTCCACTTGTGTATGCATGGTTTCTTATCCTGGCCAACGATCCCTGAGGTCACAAAAGAATCGAAAACCTCCGACACGTTAGAGACCTTTGGTATGCATAAAACGATCATATATAATCCCTTGTCCTGTTGTCATTGCTCCGAATCAAATCAAACTAAAAAATCGTACGCTAGACAAGTATAGACTCCATAAGTTACAAGCACAGCAGAATTGCATGCACATTCTATAAAATTGTATTTTCTCGACGTGTTTTTTCCTAAATTGAAATTGCTAAAAACACCTAATGAAGATCCAGATGGAGACCGCCGAGTACGTACCTGCAGAAAGCAACAAGCCGAGTGCATGCTCAAAAATTTTGGTTTACCTTGGCAAACAAACAtgttggtgaagtttttaatggATGGACTTTTAGCTTGAACAAATTCTGAAgggggaaaggaaaaaaaaacatatatatactcCATATAAGAATATCAAATTGCAGTCCTTCCATGCACTATAAATCAGAGCATTTCGAAAATGGACTTCCAAAGTCCCCACAGGATTCATCTTCCAAAGTCCTAACTTCTCATGTGGTTTAATGGAGATAATACGCATGTCTTGGTGATATAgttttttcatttctctttgGTCTTTGACCATGTAAAACCTTTTTTCACTTGatcatgatttaatcaaatctcattttattttataataaggaaaaattgcaattttgatCCCCAATATTTGGCCTATGTGTCGAACTGATATctaatattttgatcaaaacaaaTTTGGCCCCCAAACAAACTTTGTGATTTTAGGCAAATTTAGGATAACTAACAGAAATGGAATAATGACTAACGGTCAACATCAAATTATCGTTAGTAAATAACATTGACTTTGTACCaatcttttgattttgaatatTAAGGATTTTAGCCTGAATTAAGAGAGGTTCGAGCAAAACTATATTCACTACAATTCTTGCTTTTTTGGACCGTGGAAAATTGTCTTATCGTGAATCATAGATGGAAAGACAGAGTGTTGATTGAAAGGCCAATTATCACTGAGTTCATGGAATCTAGAATTCAAGTTTGGATTTACAAGTATGTCAGGCATTACAAATGTACAATGGCCAAATCTTTAGATCAAAAATTTGCAATCAATCTGTGAACATTGGAAAGAATGAGTCCTAAGTCCTAACAACAAAAGGAAAATCAATTTACTCTTGCAATTCAACTCTTTTGGGTACggcttttttccccttcttccaCCCGCTCTTTACCTAACGTTTTCCACCAAGTCGTAAATTGTGGGAACACCAATTTCAAGCTTACAATATGGTTTTTACaacttattttgattttttgcatATCAAGAAATAGGACATTTCACCTAAAATTATTACTGAGAATCCTACCACTACAAAAGATATGAAgacaattttgaaaataaaaaccctaaatgCATTTTAAAAAGTAATTTGTTTCCGTTTGTCATTTTCATCTTGTCTATTGTTTTATGAGCAAATTACTCAGCTGCCTACTAAACTTTTGTAATAGAATGGTTTTGTTCATTCAATTTTTAAAAGTATGAAATTATCCACTCAACTTTCAAACGTACATAATTTAGGTCATTTCGTCTGTTTTTATCATCAGGTCTGTCTCTCGGTGATGTCTCATGATTCGTACAAACCCTTAGATGTGGTAGAATTAATGGCGAAAATACACAGAATTGCCTAAAGTATACACATCTCGGAGATGTGTGAATAACTTCATACTTATAAAGATTGAGTGGCTACAATTATACCATTCAAAAATTTAGTGGGTAATAAGGTAACTTGCTTTTGTTTTATTGTTCTACCTGAAATCACAAAAGATACAGAATCTCCGAGACGAAACAGATCCTTTGGGATGCCTACGAATTTGCAAATTCCTTGTCATGTAGTCAGTATTCCGAATCAACCAAACTGAAACGTGCAAATAGACAAAAGCATCCGTTGCGAATAAAAAACATTTGCATGCACATTTAAGGAATTGTAATATCTGGCCGTGTTTGCTTAAATTGTATTAGTTGCTTAAAACACCTAATCGAGACTGTGCGCCGGAGTATTTGAAGATAAGTTACTACACCTTCcaccatatttcttttttttttttctcacgtCCCAAAATAAGACTCACCATTTTAAAATTCATACAAAATATTAGTtgctttttaattttatcatttcaaAAATTAACCTTTTCAAATTTGGATGCACATTTAATCACCAACTGAATGGTTTTTATAAAATGCTATAGAtgtaatttcattcaatgcacaCATCCAGACATCAACGATTAAATGTCCCCTTAAAATGAtgaatttccaaaaaaaaaaaagtataatatTGAGACGGAAGGAATCCTTTGTTGAATATATCAAGGAAAGCAGTAACAAGTTAAGATTATAGTGCATGCATGCTGACGTGCTCTACAGATGTGGTTTAACAGGGCAAAGCTAACATGTCAGCCAAAGAGATAATTGACGGACTTCTGGTTTGAACAAACTCTGACggcttaaaaagaaacaaaccagTTTATAAGCATATCTTGGTGAATAGATGTAGCAAAATGGCATCAAATTGCCGACCTTCAAAGGACTATAAATCAGATCATTTCAAAAGTAGGCTTCAGTGCACTTTCAATTCCTCGGTTACAGGAGAGTAGTAGCATAGCGTCATAATGGCCAATATCCTACTAATCTTGTCAATCCTGTTCGTGGTGATATCCCATCAGTGTTACGGGAGTCAACCACTTTCTGAATTCCTGACAGAGAAATCGTTCAAAGGTGCGTTTCACGCTGATTCTTTTAATGCATTGAGTCTAAGATCTGAATCTGATGCATCTGCCAAGGCTTTTGCTGTGCATGTTAGCCCCCAAGATGGACTCAAAGAGAAAGACAAAATTGACAGATTGCCCGGGCAACCTGATGGAGTAGACTTCAACCAGTTTTCAGGCTATGTTAAAGTAGACTGTGGAAGAGTTTTGTATTATTATTTCGTTGAATCCCCACAGGATTCATCTTCCAAACCCCTTCTCATGTGGTTTGCCGGAGGTAATGTCCCTTGACATGGTCTGTTACTTCGCTTTTGGTCTTCAACGTTACATAACCAATGTTGATCACTTGTTCATTTGTTCAGAATTCGTTTGTTTAAAATTCCATTATCAACTTTAATTATTTACATATTGTTCTTGAACATGCAGTGCCTGGTTGTTCTTCCTTTGGTGTTGGAGCATGGACGGAAATTGGGCCATTTAGAGTCAACAAAGATGGCAAAACTCTGTACCGTAACCCATATGCCTGGAATAGCGGTAAGTGCTAATTCGAACGTAGTCGCATGATATGAACCTTTCATATGTAGGTTAGTTACTGCAGAATAGTGACCAAAAGTTTGCATTTGAATACTCGTCCCAGAGGCCAATCTCATCTTTGTTGAGGCACCAGCTGGTGTTGGATTTTCATACTCAAACACGAGTGCATATTATGAACGTATTGGCGACACCCTCACTGCATACGATACATATACCTTCTTAGTCAACCGGCTCGAGAGGTTTCCAGAATACAAGAATAGAGACCTTTTTCTTGCAGGAGAAAGTTATGCAGGCCATTATGCTACTCAACTTGCTCAGCTGATACTCCGTCaaaataaatattcaaatcagACTACTGCGATCAACTTAAAGGGAGTTGCAGTAAGGAGTGATTTGACAAGTTTGTCAATTTTAGTGTATAATAATAAAACTAGATATCAatcttactcttttttttttttttcaaatgataaCTCATGTTTCAGCATGGCAATTCGTACATTGACCATGAATCAAGTTTCTACGGATCATTAGACTATGCGTGGAGACATGCCCTCATATCAGATGAGATATATAACGGAGTGAATTCCAATTGCAATTTATCTTTAGTCATTCAATCTGATAGCTgctctgaatatctgaattccAATTGCAATGTCACTGAAGGCATCAATCCTTATGATATCTATGCATCCTTG contains the following coding sequences:
- the LOC113712581 gene encoding serine carboxypeptidase 1-like, with protein sequence MEKLQLSLKLLFLVLSLLCHDGKASISSIGGLKMEELLQEEPSQNFASPKFGSDTSFSLSSAYLYSQSGRKENDKIQRLPGQPDGVDFNQYSGYVTVDPNSGRALFYYFVESPRNSSSNPLVLWLNGGPGCSSLGAGALTELGPFRVEKGGKILYRNQYAWNADANIIFLESPAGVGFSYTNTTSDYDFTGDERTAVDTYTFLVNWLERFPEYKTRDFFIAGESYAGHYVPQLAQVILHANTNTNHTKINLKGIAVGNGLIDYESYSRGWLDYYWTHALISDEMYIGHESNCNFSSPAPPSDICRQYQDQVTNATKDIYSYDIFAPLCNSTSSSTLISVFDPCSLDYAFDYLNNPAVQIALHVDAATFPYPWELCNLTMNGSWKDRRLPILPIITELMESGIPVWIYSGDTDGAVPVTSSRYAINKLGISVKTPWYPWYLQNEVGGYVVEYENLMFVTIRGSGHFVPSYQPARALALFSSFINQKLLPSK
- the LOC140015444 gene encoding serine carboxypeptidase 1-like; translation: MANILLILSILFVVISHQCYGSQPLSEFLTEKSFKGAFHADSFNALSLRSESDASAKAFAVHVSPQDGLKEKDKIDRLPGQPDGVDFNQFSGYVKVDCGRVLYYYFVESPQDSSSKPLLMWFAGVPGCSSFGVGAWTEIGPFRVNKDGKTLYRNPYAWNSEANLIFVEAPAGVGFSYSNTSAYYERIGDTLTAYDTYTFLVNRLERFPEYKNRDLFLAGESYAGHYATQLAQLILRQNKYSNQTTAINLKGVAHGNSYIDHESSFYGSLDYAWRHALISDEIYNGVNSNCNLSLVIQSDSCSEYLNSNCNVTEGINPYDIYASLCNSTPGAAPYSYVGLCSTDYVSDYMENPEVQIALHANISTVPYPWKICNDLKNWTDAPRTVLPIITELMQSGIQVWIYSGDTDSAIPVTSAKYAVNKLKLSVKTAWYPWYLQNEVGGYVVEYQNLTFVTVRGAGLFVPDHQPARALALFTSFINAQLPPST